The Sneathiella sp. P13V-1 genome includes a window with the following:
- a CDS encoding DUF4824 family protein, translated as MKKLYLPLALLTLISANSFLYAKDQINKGSEPVGTLAINNCNLNYSKYSNPFRLPSLSFSFESLTLSRAELLASGVPESYFPAIEDWKEKKLFIVVSNKEEYRERFKSDWSKYYDRPFYGKTDSAMLIAAGSDKDALATRYPKSGGYIILNGHVRPTYQPKDLTHYTLAPRYVSLAIPAALREEIDALLETPENVGASCKPEYNITVKWGSSRIPWIDTARRISG; from the coding sequence ATGAAGAAATTATACCTTCCTTTGGCGCTCCTCACGCTTATTAGCGCAAATTCCTTTCTATACGCAAAAGACCAGATCAATAAGGGGAGTGAGCCCGTCGGTACGCTCGCCATCAATAATTGCAATCTGAATTATTCGAAATACTCAAACCCGTTCCGCTTGCCCTCTTTAAGCTTTTCATTTGAATCTTTAACGCTTTCACGGGCAGAGCTGCTGGCCTCTGGCGTTCCTGAAAGCTACTTCCCAGCCATAGAAGACTGGAAGGAAAAGAAACTGTTCATAGTGGTCAGCAACAAAGAAGAATACCGTGAACGCTTCAAGTCGGATTGGAGCAAATATTACGACCGTCCTTTTTATGGCAAAACGGATAGTGCGATGCTCATCGCCGCAGGCAGTGACAAAGACGCACTTGCCACCAGATACCCGAAATCAGGTGGATATATTATCCTGAACGGCCATGTGCGCCCCACATATCAGCCTAAAGACCTGACCCACTACACGCTTGCACCACGTTATGTAAGCCTTGCCATCCCCGCCGCCTTACGCGAAGAAATAGACGCGCTATTGGAAACTCCAGAAAATGTAGGCGCGTCCTGCAAACCCGAATACAACATCACGGTCAAATGGGGATCCAGCAGGATCCCATGGATCGATACCGCAAGAAGAATTAGTGGTTAG
- a CDS encoding DMT family transporter, giving the protein MQDNNIARAISLTTLAMLAFAANSVLCRLALADSTIDAASFTAVRTLSGAIILLVLFSFSAQARKTPAPFKPRIFQIISLIGYMVFFSFAYNTLAAGTGALILFGAVQITMFMIALKQGEHFPPLAWAGLVLAIGGLVYLVSPGLSAPDPVGAVLMAIAGVSWGVYSLLGRGTGNPLQSTMSNFLYAAPVTILLVLIMMEDLHVTPFGMIMAILSGALASGCGYAIWYAALKGLTASRAATVQLTVPAIAAIGGAFLLSEDITFRLAIAGIVTLGGVGIVLSQKMKA; this is encoded by the coding sequence ATGCAAGACAACAACATTGCGAGAGCTATCTCCCTGACCACACTTGCCATGTTGGCTTTTGCGGCAAATTCTGTCCTTTGCCGCCTTGCCCTTGCAGATAGCACAATAGACGCAGCCAGCTTTACCGCTGTTCGAACACTGTCAGGAGCAATAATTCTGCTGGTACTTTTTAGTTTTTCCGCTCAAGCACGCAAGACGCCAGCTCCCTTTAAACCCCGTATTTTCCAGATAATAAGCCTCATCGGCTACATGGTTTTCTTCTCGTTTGCCTATAACACTCTTGCAGCAGGTACTGGTGCCCTCATCCTGTTTGGTGCTGTTCAAATCACCATGTTTATGATCGCCCTAAAGCAAGGGGAGCATTTCCCGCCCCTCGCCTGGGCGGGGCTCGTTCTAGCCATTGGTGGCCTTGTCTATCTTGTCTCTCCGGGGTTGAGCGCGCCTGATCCGGTAGGTGCTGTTCTCATGGCAATTGCAGGGGTATCTTGGGGCGTTTATTCACTGCTTGGACGCGGCACGGGTAACCCGCTTCAGTCCACCATGTCCAATTTTCTATATGCTGCACCTGTGACCATCCTTTTAGTTTTGATCATGATGGAAGACCTGCACGTCACCCCCTTTGGGATGATAATGGCTATTCTATCAGGTGCTCTTGCGTCCGGATGCGGATATGCCATTTGGTATGCCGCATTGAAAGGACTTACGGCTAGCCGCGCCGCAACAGTTCAACTTACCGTTCCGGCCATTGCGGCCATCGGCGGTGCGTTTTTGTTATCCGAAGATATTACTTTCCGCCTTGCCATTGCTGGTATCGTTACATTAGGGGGTGTCGGGATCGTCCTTAGCCAGAAAATGAAGGCCTGA
- a CDS encoding TRAP transporter permease: MSAPGRYIWVALGAASIAFHLGLIFTGLVPNLFARPLHMLLALPWVFVFSAKSRSELISGGILTVLGGAAVLYVAINEEALSDQYGFLNSDLQIAIAFTLIFVTLEMARRAISWPLPLVALFALCYGLFGQHLPGEFGHPGIPLQSVMGNLTIAEGGLWGKLTGVSVSIVAVFVIMGAVLNAGEAGQGFMNLATAAAGRLKGGAAKVSTLSSALFGSISGSASANVASTGAITLPAMTRLGYPKSFAGAVEAVASSGGQIMPPLMGAGAFVMVELTGVPYTSIMAAALLPALLYFVTVWIGINAFARRYDLKGLPEEEQPDRKAVLITSAFFAVPFLVLLERMFIGGFTPQYAASVAILAALLLLFINGKMQFNIKRAFERLEQACINTGRQVAMIASIILCASIVIGVLGATGLGVKITSLILSGSGEMLWPALLLTAGACLILGMEVPTTAAYVICISVAGPALQQLGLAPLQAHLFVFWFALLSTITPPVCGAVFIAAGMVEENWLKVSMKAMALGLGLYIIPLALIANPSLIALETNPIGAVVSFVQIGLSLTAISYGVIAPLQLLLRGVLVIVGTAGIFLLPVLIG, translated from the coding sequence ATGTCAGCACCGGGTCGTTACATCTGGGTGGCGCTCGGTGCTGCCTCTATCGCCTTTCACTTGGGCCTGATTTTTACAGGTCTCGTTCCTAATCTTTTCGCGCGCCCACTTCATATGCTTTTGGCATTACCATGGGTGTTTGTGTTTTCCGCCAAATCCCGATCCGAACTGATTAGCGGCGGGATCCTGACGGTTCTTGGTGGGGCCGCCGTTCTTTATGTGGCGATCAATGAGGAAGCCCTGTCCGATCAATATGGGTTTCTGAACAGTGATCTACAGATTGCCATCGCCTTCACATTGATCTTTGTGACATTGGAAATGGCTCGCCGGGCAATCAGTTGGCCGCTGCCGCTTGTTGCGCTCTTCGCCCTTTGTTACGGCCTTTTTGGGCAGCACCTTCCCGGTGAATTTGGACATCCCGGCATTCCCTTACAAAGCGTTATGGGCAATCTGACCATCGCTGAAGGGGGACTTTGGGGAAAACTGACGGGGGTTTCTGTCTCCATCGTTGCGGTTTTTGTGATTATGGGGGCTGTTTTAAACGCGGGTGAAGCGGGTCAGGGATTTATGAACCTTGCAACCGCGGCTGCGGGCCGTCTTAAAGGCGGGGCCGCGAAAGTATCAACCTTGTCATCGGCATTATTTGGGTCCATTTCAGGGTCTGCATCCGCCAATGTGGCGTCCACTGGGGCGATCACCCTGCCCGCCATGACGCGGCTCGGATATCCAAAATCATTTGCCGGTGCGGTGGAGGCGGTGGCTTCCTCCGGTGGTCAGATCATGCCGCCATTGATGGGTGCCGGGGCCTTTGTGATGGTGGAGCTCACCGGTGTGCCCTACACCAGCATTATGGCAGCGGCGTTATTGCCGGCGCTTTTGTATTTTGTGACGGTTTGGATTGGGATTAACGCCTTTGCCCGGCGTTATGATCTGAAAGGCCTTCCAGAAGAAGAGCAACCAGATCGAAAAGCTGTTCTTATAACATCTGCCTTTTTCGCGGTTCCGTTCCTAGTCCTGCTGGAGCGGATGTTTATCGGTGGGTTCACCCCTCAATATGCGGCCTCAGTCGCGATCCTTGCGGCGCTTCTGCTGCTGTTTATCAACGGGAAAATGCAGTTCAATATCAAGCGTGCGTTTGAACGGTTGGAGCAGGCCTGCATCAATACAGGCAGGCAGGTGGCGATGATTGCTTCCATTATCCTCTGCGCGTCCATTGTGATCGGGGTTCTGGGGGCAACGGGACTTGGGGTGAAGATCACTTCGCTTATCCTCTCCGGCTCCGGCGAGATGCTGTGGCCCGCGCTGCTTCTGACGGCGGGTGCCTGTCTTATTTTGGGCATGGAAGTGCCAACCACAGCCGCCTATGTGATCTGTATTTCTGTGGCAGGTCCCGCGCTGCAGCAATTGGGACTTGCGCCGTTGCAGGCTCATCTTTTTGTGTTCTGGTTTGCACTTTTGTCTACCATCACCCCACCCGTTTGCGGCGCCGTCTTTATTGCGGCCGGTATGGTGGAAGAAAACTGGCTTAAAGTTTCCATGAAGGCCATGGCATTGGGTCTTGGGCTTTACATTATCCCGCTTGCCTTGATCGCGAACCCAAGCCTGATCGCGCTTGAAACCAATCCAATCGGTGCTGTGGTCAGCTTTGTGCAGATCGGCCTCTCCCTTACCGCTATTTCCTACGGAGTAATTGCCCCCCTGCAATTGCTGCTACGCGGCGTGCTGGTCATTGTTGGTACAGCAGGGATATTCCTGTTGCCCGTTTTAATCGGCTAG
- a CDS encoding TetR family transcriptional regulator: MARKTKEEAEKTYHALLSAAAEMFTSLGVEACTLNAIAEKAGVTRGAFYWHFKNKEDILKGLWLTYTKPALTENREKILTAPSEDKLKTLYQCLIDILHRIEKDTELGQVFSIILGNSELTIRNPDVKAFFDEERSMFRETIEHAFEAERNIGNLPENTNIHISATGLVCLVSGMVSEFFTGFEDVSLTKHGQIYLDTYFKGLGLKIPT; this comes from the coding sequence ATGGCCAGGAAAACCAAAGAAGAAGCAGAGAAAACCTATCACGCGCTTTTAAGCGCTGCCGCAGAGATGTTCACATCGCTGGGGGTGGAGGCCTGTACACTAAACGCCATTGCAGAAAAAGCTGGGGTAACGCGCGGGGCCTTTTACTGGCATTTCAAAAACAAGGAAGACATCCTAAAAGGCCTTTGGCTGACTTACACGAAACCCGCTTTGACCGAAAATCGTGAGAAAATCCTGACCGCACCCTCTGAAGATAAGCTCAAGACACTCTATCAGTGCCTGATTGATATTCTACACCGCATAGAGAAGGATACCGAACTTGGGCAGGTCTTCTCCATTATTTTGGGAAACTCGGAACTCACTATCAGGAACCCAGATGTGAAAGCCTTCTTCGATGAAGAAAGAAGCATGTTTCGCGAAACTATAGAACATGCGTTTGAGGCTGAGCGGAATATTGGAAATCTACCCGAGAATACCAATATCCATATCTCTGCCACTGGATTGGTTTGTCTGGTTTCCGGTATGGTGAGCGAGTTCTTTACCGGCTTTGAAGATGTCAGTCTAACAAAGCATGGGCAGATTTATCTCGATACTTATTTCAAAGGCCTGGGCTTGAAAATTCCCACCTAA
- a CDS encoding efflux RND transporter permease subunit, giving the protein MDLTEYSIKRTTVSWMITLILIGGGILAFLGLGRLEDPEFTIKQSVIVTSYPGASPVEVEEEVTLPIENALQQLPYVDNIKSISSAGRSQVEVEMKSIYRKADLAQIWDEMRRKIRDMEGRLPPGANAPIINDDFGDVYGVFMAVTGPGYSYEELADYVDYIRRELVLVEGVGKVAVGGRRTEQIVLEVNRAKLTALNMSVSMLASLLQNQNLVSDAGNILVGSEYIRIESAEDRSGVGELRDLMLGQANGKIIYLSDVADVKRTYSDPPSHIYRFNGEAALTLGVSFSTGVNVVEVGQAVNERLEALEYARPIGMEIGVIYDQPAQVDQSVSDFVISLGQAIAIVIVVLLVSMGLRSGILMSLVLLITILATFIAMKLFAIDLHRISLGALIIALGMLVDNAIVVAEGILIGIKRGLNRVEAAKLIVSQTKWPLLGATVISVTAFAPIGLSPDASGEFTGSLFWVLLFSLMISWVMAITLTPFFASMMFKEGDAQEEGAEEIDPYKGVFYRAYKGFLFITLRFRWLSTIVMIGGLAGAIYGFTFVSQAFFPPSTLPVFTVDYWLPEGSDIRSTSADMEKFEKRILENPDVKKVTTTVGRGAERFMLTYALEKNYASYGQYIIEVSSYDKVQPTREWVEKILKEEAPQAFSKSDRIFIGPATKAKIEARISGPDSAKLREIADQVRNLFLDNPNAINVRHDWRERAKVLHPRFLEAEARRLGISKTDLNNAIRMNVSGVQVALYREGSTLLPILIQPPLEDRKEVQQLEDIQIFSPALSTYVNINDVVSRIDVGWEDPLIMRRDRKRTVQIWADPDPNSGVNSFELYNQLSKKVEALELPPGYRLEWGGEYEAQQDANKAVFEFVPIGVLAMVAITVLLFNSVRQTLVVWLTVPLSIIGVSSGLLLLNQPFSFTALLGFLSLSGMLLKNGIVLVEEIKRLVEEEQTEMKEAILRAAVSRLRPVTLAAITTVLGLIPLLTDAFFAPLAVTIMFGLGFATVLTLIVVPVLFALFYRVKYQKGDLAAAG; this is encoded by the coding sequence ATGGACCTTACAGAATATTCCATCAAACGCACGACCGTCAGTTGGATGATCACGCTGATCCTGATCGGCGGCGGTATACTTGCCTTTTTGGGACTTGGGCGCCTTGAAGATCCGGAATTTACGATTAAACAGTCTGTGATCGTCACGTCATACCCTGGGGCATCCCCGGTTGAGGTGGAAGAGGAAGTCACGCTGCCCATTGAGAACGCACTGCAGCAACTTCCATATGTGGACAATATCAAATCCATATCTTCTGCAGGCCGTTCCCAGGTAGAGGTAGAGATGAAAAGCATCTACCGTAAAGCGGATCTTGCCCAGATCTGGGATGAAATGCGCCGCAAAATCCGGGATATGGAAGGAAGGCTTCCACCGGGGGCAAACGCCCCGATCATCAATGATGATTTTGGCGACGTGTATGGCGTCTTTATGGCGGTGACCGGGCCCGGATATTCCTATGAGGAGCTTGCTGATTATGTGGATTATATTCGCCGTGAGTTGGTTCTTGTGGAGGGAGTTGGCAAGGTTGCCGTGGGTGGTCGCCGGACGGAACAAATCGTCCTGGAAGTAAACCGTGCGAAATTGACAGCGCTTAACATGTCGGTTTCCATGCTGGCGTCTTTGTTGCAGAATCAGAATTTGGTGAGTGATGCCGGCAATATCCTTGTCGGTAGTGAATATATCCGTATTGAAAGCGCTGAGGACAGAAGCGGTGTAGGTGAGCTTCGTGATCTGATGTTGGGTCAGGCCAATGGTAAGATCATTTATCTGTCTGACGTTGCAGATGTGAAGCGTACATATTCGGATCCCCCGTCCCATATTTATCGCTTCAACGGTGAAGCCGCTCTTACATTGGGTGTGTCCTTTTCAACCGGTGTGAACGTTGTTGAAGTCGGTCAGGCCGTTAATGAACGGCTGGAAGCGCTGGAATATGCGCGTCCTATCGGCATGGAAATCGGCGTGATTTATGATCAGCCTGCGCAAGTGGACCAATCCGTCAGTGATTTTGTGATCAGTCTGGGTCAAGCCATTGCCATTGTGATTGTGGTTCTACTTGTCTCTATGGGGTTGCGTTCCGGTATCCTGATGAGCCTTGTTCTGCTGATCACGATCCTGGCGACCTTTATTGCCATGAAGTTATTTGCCATTGATCTGCACCGTATTTCATTGGGGGCGCTGATCATTGCGCTGGGGATGCTGGTGGATAACGCCATTGTGGTGGCCGAAGGGATCCTTATCGGTATCAAACGCGGCCTAAACCGGGTAGAGGCAGCAAAACTTATTGTCTCCCAGACGAAATGGCCTTTGCTGGGTGCAACCGTGATTTCTGTAACGGCTTTTGCGCCCATTGGATTGTCCCCTGATGCCTCCGGTGAGTTTACCGGGTCTTTGTTCTGGGTCTTGCTCTTCTCCCTCATGATCAGTTGGGTGATGGCGATTACCTTAACCCCTTTCTTTGCGAGCATGATGTTTAAAGAAGGAGACGCGCAGGAAGAGGGAGCTGAAGAAATTGACCCTTACAAAGGTGTCTTTTACCGTGCCTATAAAGGATTTCTGTTTATCACGCTGAGGTTCAGATGGTTGTCTACAATTGTGATGATCGGTGGCCTTGCTGGTGCCATTTATGGCTTTACCTTTGTGAGCCAAGCCTTCTTCCCACCTTCCACATTGCCTGTCTTTACTGTCGATTACTGGCTGCCGGAAGGTTCAGACATCAGAAGTACTTCCGCGGATATGGAGAAATTTGAAAAACGGATCCTTGAAAACCCGGATGTGAAAAAAGTGACCACAACAGTGGGCCGCGGTGCGGAACGCTTTATGCTGACATACGCATTAGAAAAAAACTATGCGAGTTACGGTCAATATATCATTGAAGTTTCTTCTTACGACAAAGTGCAGCCGACCCGCGAGTGGGTAGAGAAAATCCTGAAAGAGGAAGCCCCGCAGGCCTTCTCAAAATCGGATCGGATCTTTATCGGTCCCGCGACCAAAGCGAAAATTGAGGCCCGCATAAGTGGGCCGGACAGTGCCAAACTTCGGGAGATTGCAGATCAGGTGCGTAACCTGTTTTTGGATAATCCCAATGCCATCAATGTACGCCATGACTGGCGGGAGCGGGCGAAGGTTCTACATCCGCGCTTTTTGGAAGCAGAAGCTCGTCGCTTGGGGATTTCTAAAACGGATCTTAATAATGCCATTCGTATGAATGTGTCGGGTGTTCAGGTGGCGCTGTATCGTGAAGGGTCTACATTGCTTCCGATCCTGATCCAGCCTCCGCTTGAGGATCGTAAAGAAGTGCAGCAGCTGGAAGACATCCAGATCTTCAGTCCGGCGCTTAGTACCTACGTCAACATCAACGATGTGGTGAGCCGAATTGATGTGGGCTGGGAAGATCCGTTGATTATGCGGCGGGACCGGAAACGGACCGTGCAGATCTGGGCGGATCCTGATCCAAACAGCGGGGTGAACTCGTTCGAACTTTACAATCAGCTCAGTAAGAAGGTTGAGGCGCTGGAATTGCCACCGGGGTACCGTCTTGAATGGGGCGGTGAATATGAAGCCCAACAAGATGCCAACAAAGCCGTGTTTGAATTTGTGCCTATTGGCGTGTTGGCGATGGTGGCCATTACGGTTCTGTTATTCAACTCCGTTCGTCAAACCCTTGTGGTGTGGCTGACTGTGCCGCTTTCCATCATCGGGGTGAGCTCTGGTCTTCTTCTATTAAACCAGCCGTTCAGTTTTACAGCCTTGCTTGGTTTCCTCAGCCTGTCAGGAATGTTGCTGAAAAATGGGATCGTTCTCGTGGAAGAAATTAAACGCCTTGTGGAAGAAGAGCAGACGGAAATGAAAGAGGCGATCCTTCGCGCTGCGGTAAGTCGTCTGCGTCCCGTGACATTGGCGGCCATTACAACGGTGCTTGGATTGATCCCGCTGCTCACCGATGCTTTCTTTGCGCCGCTCGCGGTGACCATCATGTTCGGTCTTGGCTTCGCCACTGTCCTGACACTCATTGTTGTGCCGGTACTATTTGCGTTGTTCTATCGGGTGAAATACCAAAAAGGGGATTTGGCAGCAGCTGGATAA
- a CDS encoding DUF2157 domain-containing protein: protein MNKRDAQRRAEQILSFQQEMEILKSEQVLRLSETDRSAVSNYHEELLDHLSATFDTDRTKGQANLSIGMQIASTLGAIAFSFALFLVFENFWDDLGIYIQLGLASLLPFIGLGLTIAVDRIFKTPYYTGLSVIVAIACLVGNILILGHYFNLPDSPNAFLLWGVYGVILSLRYQLAFPFFLSVLSIFTFIGGYITEVLGYNWSHTIYGELYLAPALIIAAACYLYLPARRYHLTPVLFLTAFLVAAVSLLQLSLAGRYSFFTIDRDFVEFFYTLLALGFGGISIAISLKEDWSFSKYAAIGFLILVLLTKYYDWAWDVLPEYVFFLILGIFSIAIIIVLRKTRAYLQGASS, encoded by the coding sequence ATGAACAAAAGAGACGCACAAAGGCGCGCTGAACAGATCCTCTCCTTTCAACAGGAAATGGAGATTTTGAAATCCGAACAGGTTCTACGGCTTAGTGAAACAGACCGGTCGGCAGTATCCAACTATCATGAGGAGCTGCTCGATCATCTCTCCGCCACTTTCGATACAGATCGCACCAAAGGGCAGGCGAACCTGTCTATCGGGATGCAGATCGCATCTACATTAGGGGCCATTGCCTTTTCTTTTGCCCTGTTTCTGGTTTTTGAAAATTTCTGGGATGATCTTGGCATCTATATCCAGTTGGGGCTTGCCAGCCTCCTTCCGTTTATTGGGTTAGGTCTTACGATAGCCGTCGATCGTATTTTCAAAACACCTTATTACACGGGGCTTTCGGTAATCGTTGCCATCGCCTGTCTGGTCGGAAATATTCTGATTTTGGGGCATTACTTTAACTTACCTGACAGTCCCAATGCCTTTTTGCTGTGGGGGGTATACGGGGTTATCCTGTCCCTCCGATATCAATTGGCCTTCCCGTTTTTCCTATCCGTTTTGTCCATCTTCACCTTTATCGGTGGGTATATAACAGAGGTGCTGGGCTATAACTGGTCCCACACCATCTATGGGGAATTATACCTTGCCCCCGCATTGATCATCGCGGCGGCCTGTTATCTTTATCTGCCAGCCCGGCGCTATCACCTGACCCCTGTTTTATTCCTGACGGCCTTTCTTGTGGCGGCCGTCAGTCTTCTGCAACTTAGCCTTGCGGGGCGGTACAGTTTTTTCACCATCGACAGGGACTTCGTCGAGTTTTTCTACACATTGCTTGCGCTTGGCTTTGGTGGCATCTCAATTGCTATTTCCCTGAAAGAGGATTGGAGCTTCAGTAAATATGCCGCTATCGGTTTTCTGATATTGGTCCTCCTCACCAAATATTATGACTGGGCGTGGGATGTGCTGCCGGAATATGTCTTCTTCCTGATCCTGGGCATATTCTCCATCGCAATTATTATCGTATTGCGGAAAACACGCGCTTACCTGCAAGGAGCTTCCTCATGA
- a CDS encoding efflux RND transporter periplasmic adaptor subunit, translated as MSRRVSTKLALKSLLLLPLVVLLSACLEDGDKEAEVKPNIIRPAKIIEVGAGSGILTKVFPGITEASRKSELAFRVSGPINDLPVRAGQELKQGDLIARLDDARYQNVLADRKATYDLTRIELERRQQLQKKNHVSKSTLDIARTNFEGAKAALKQARDDLQYTRLVAPYDGIVSRILVENFENVQAKQTIVLFQGNQNIDVAFNVPEDLLVRVNEGNTNGGLVHVKFDSVPDQVFEAYYKEHETLPDASTRSFRVVVSMPIPTGLTALPGMSVNVIVDVSQIIGEQKNDLSVPVEAVFEKDGGTWVWLVKSDNTVTKTRVAVKRIEGDQLLISQGLIEGNRVIAAGVDYLREGQTVRALPKERGL; from the coding sequence ATGAGTAGACGTGTTTCAACGAAGCTGGCGCTAAAAAGCCTTTTATTGTTACCTTTGGTGGTTCTTTTGTCAGCGTGCCTTGAGGACGGTGACAAAGAGGCAGAAGTTAAACCCAACATCATCCGGCCGGCGAAGATTATTGAAGTGGGTGCCGGTTCTGGAATTTTGACCAAGGTGTTCCCTGGTATCACTGAAGCGAGCCGAAAATCAGAACTGGCATTTCGTGTCAGTGGCCCGATTAATGATCTGCCCGTTCGGGCCGGGCAGGAACTGAAACAAGGAGATTTGATCGCCCGTCTTGATGACGCCCGCTATCAGAATGTTTTGGCGGACCGGAAGGCGACATATGATCTCACCCGGATTGAGCTGGAGCGTCGTCAGCAGCTCCAAAAGAAAAATCACGTCTCCAAATCGACGCTCGATATTGCCCGCACAAATTTTGAAGGAGCGAAAGCAGCGTTAAAACAGGCAAGGGATGATTTGCAATATACGCGTCTTGTGGCCCCTTATGATGGTATCGTCAGCCGCATTCTTGTTGAAAATTTCGAAAATGTTCAGGCAAAACAGACCATTGTCCTTTTTCAAGGGAACCAGAATATCGATGTAGCCTTCAATGTACCGGAAGACCTTCTGGTTCGGGTCAATGAAGGCAACACCAATGGTGGCCTTGTTCATGTGAAGTTTGATTCTGTCCCCGATCAGGTATTTGAAGCCTATTACAAGGAACATGAAACACTCCCCGATGCGTCGACCCGGTCTTTCCGTGTTGTTGTCAGCATGCCGATCCCGACAGGCCTGACCGCGCTGCCGGGTATGAGTGTGAATGTGATCGTGGATGTCAGCCAAATCATCGGAGAGCAGAAAAATGATCTCAGCGTCCCTGTAGAGGCCGTGTTTGAGAAAGATGGCGGAACATGGGTCTGGCTTGTGAAGTCGGACAATACGGTGACCAAAACGCGGGTTGCTGTGAAGCGGATCGAAGGGGATCAGTTGCTCATTTCACAAGGGTTGATTGAAGGTAACCGCGTGATTGCTGCGGGTGTAGATTATCTTCGCGAAGGTCAGACCGTCCGCGCCCTTCCTAAAGAACGTGGCCTTTAA
- a CDS encoding PhzF family phenazine biosynthesis protein has product MNIQRFASFSAADEGGNPAGVVLSDTMPEVSEMQRVAAEVGYSETAFAAPEKDGFRVRYFAPESEVPFCGHATIALGAALAETHGEGNYPLYLNNAEISVEGSKETNLYSAALISPPTKSEALDGGTLARILALFGYSEDDLNTDLPPARIHGGADHVVIALNSREALARMDYDLAAGADLMRELGLVTIMLVHQISDNAYNVRNAFASGGVLEDPATGAAAAAFSGYLRDLGIVTDGKLSLRQGEDMQSPSDITTEITPEKGAPIRVSGTVRVIS; this is encoded by the coding sequence ATGAATATTCAACGTTTTGCCTCCTTTTCGGCGGCAGATGAAGGTGGAAATCCCGCCGGTGTCGTCTTGTCTGACACAATGCCAGAAGTATCAGAAATGCAACGAGTTGCCGCGGAAGTCGGCTATTCTGAAACCGCTTTCGCCGCGCCTGAAAAAGACGGTTTTCGGGTTCGCTATTTTGCGCCTGAAAGCGAAGTTCCCTTTTGCGGTCACGCGACCATCGCTCTGGGCGCTGCCCTTGCTGAAACCCATGGCGAAGGAAACTATCCACTATACTTGAACAATGCTGAAATCAGTGTTGAAGGGTCAAAAGAGACCAATCTGTACAGTGCCGCGTTAATCTCGCCGCCGACAAAAAGTGAAGCCCTTGATGGGGGAACACTCGCCCGTATCTTGGCCCTTTTTGGATATTCCGAAGATGATCTGAACACCGATCTGCCCCCTGCCCGCATTCATGGGGGGGCTGATCATGTGGTGATCGCCCTAAACTCACGTGAAGCGCTCGCCCGTATGGATTACGATCTGGCGGCCGGTGCTGACCTGATGCGAGAGCTGGGTCTGGTGACTATTATGCTGGTCCACCAGATTTCGGATAACGCGTATAATGTCCGCAATGCCTTTGCCAGTGGCGGTGTTCTGGAAGACCCGGCCACGGGGGCTGCCGCCGCAGCTTTCTCTGGCTACCTCAGGGATCTTGGTATCGTTACTGATGGCAAACTTTCCCTGCGCCAGGGCGAAGACATGCAAAGCCCAAGCGACATTACAACCGAGATCACTCCTGAAAAAGGCGCGCCCATTCGCGTTTCAGGAACGGTTCGTGTTATCTCGTAA